The Cygnus olor isolate bCygOlo1 chromosome 10, bCygOlo1.pri.v2, whole genome shotgun sequence genomic interval ATATAAACCAGTCAATAGATGATAGctcatttatattaatttctagAGGACAAAAGGAATGCATTCGCTTTAGCTAGACCTGCTGTTCTTACACAGCGcgggctcctgctctgcctaGCACTAGGATGGCAGTTAGCTATTTCCCATTCTGccaacaaaaagacaaacagatgCCATCTgtgaatggaaaggaaatgcaaCATCATTATAAAATCATTCCTAATTACTGAattctattttcttctaaagCTTCTTACAATCGCCagagttcaaaagaaaaaacaaaacaagaagaaacacaaacaaaattgcTTGCCTGCTACCATCTGATCATTTGCTTAAGTTCCCTTCTTAGCCATCTACCatataaatttgtttcttttggctACTGTTCTCACCCATTTGCCCAGCCCAGCTGTGTGGAGCTCTGACATGGCTGTTGGTAAGGGAAGGTTCAGTGCTGAAGCTCACCCTGGGACAGAAGGTCTCCTGGTGCTGTCCCACTGGGTCATGATGCTCCCCTTGTCCCCAGCCACTGGCACACCCTGATAAATGGACAGGGAAAAAGAggctcagcaccagccagcGTGGGCAGGGGATGCTCGGGATGCCCAGTGCTCACCAGGACCACCGGGCACCTTGGGGGTTGGTGCTCTGGTTTCTCCCCAAGGACCACACAAGAGGACAGGAGTGGAGATGGGAGCAGAGCGCAGCCATTCTCACAAATGGCTTCCTGTTGCTTTACACTCTAAACAATAGATCTTCTGCTAAAGACAGTGGATGCTTCCAAACAGTcaaaggaaagcagcatttcttttgaTGTGTGGGCATCCTTTCACCCTCAgtggcagcacagggcaggaaaAGCATGCACATGGTACGCAGTGAGCCACACCAAAAAGCCTCCATGCCAAGCCATTTTACCCAGCCTGAGCTTCAGGTTTGTTTGAGATATACTTTtgcttaaatatatacatatatatatatgtatgaatatatatacataaatatttatatatagccCTAACTGAGGAAAAGGTAAATGTGAGCTGGAGAAATGAGAGAGGCGTGGGGGCGCGTTGCAGCGCCCGCCATGCCTcgcctccccttctccccgaCTCCCACTGTTCCTCCTCCTATGGCCAGCCCCTACAAATCCTTGGCTCAGGCAACCCAAAAACAAAGgagttgttttcatttcaaaaggaatTTGCTGTTTCCAAACTGGACAAATAGAGCAGCTTAATAAAAACTCACAATGAATGGCCTGTACATGAGCAAAGCCCTCAGGAATGCCAGGGCTATAATTAACTAGCAGCAAGCAACTCTTACATTTTCATgtgcagcagaaaacagctaaaaataaaacactaactTCCAAAAGAAGCAACAGCAAAGGAGGGAAAGataggaggaaaggaaaataacatccttaaaaaaaaaaaaaagacaaaaaaggaagaacaccCCCCTCCCCTGACCCAAAAAAGAACTTCATTCTCAAATCATCTTTAAAGGACATGGGACACTCAGACATGGTGGTATCAAGTAACAGCATTGACTGTTGTGTGAAGACAAATAAATTATCACTAGAAGTATAGTGAGCAAAGTGCTGTCATTGGCTGCTGTAGGACGGCTGGGCGGGAAGGGGAAAGCGGCACCGATCAGTTCACGGAGCGGATGGAGCGGTTGCTTCGCGGGAACCGATGCACCTTGACGTGTTTGGACAAGTGGTCACTTCGAGCAAACTTCTTCTCGCAGACGGGACACTGATAGGGTTTCACCCCCGAGTGGGAGCGTCTGTGCCGAGACAGCTCATCTGACCTGGAGAAcctgcaggagaagagaagcctTTTCAGACAAATGAATAAATTCTCTTACGGCCCCAAATGTCCCCTCAGGCCACTCAGAGACTCTGCTTGCAGCAAAGCCCGAATATGCAAACTGAAAGGGCCAGGACACACAACAGAGCCGCCCGGGTCCCAGCCAGAGGTCAGCAACAGCGATGAAAACACACAATTCACAACCTCATCCCATGTAAACTCTGGACTTGGCACAATGCATGGAGGCACCATTTGTAGAAACCTTGCTCTAAGCCCAATCATAAGGGTGCAGCTCAACTAAGACAGCTCTGCTCCTCATCCCTCTGCCAGTGCCCTTCAGAGTCAGTTCCCTGCCTCTTTCCTACAAAGCCAAGCAGAGGTAACCACCAAAGTCCCGCAGGCAAAGTCTGCTCCAAGCTCCCACCAGCACTATAGCACATTTATCTGAGATGGACCCCAGATAACAGCCAGATATAGTTACCCAGAAGCTATCTGGCTTATCAGATCCAGCTGAAAAATTGGCCTTTGCACATGCTCCTGCAAGCTAAATGAAGAGCAATTAGCATCTCAGTACCAGAGATGCTCAGGGCTGTAACAGCTGAAATCCAGGTGGGCCCCATGGCCATTAGCATAGATACTTCAAGAGCAAATTGAAATCAAGATGGGGACTTTAATTACCAAAATTGTCTCTCAgagtcattttaattttagatgttCCCCACTGTCCACCTCAAcagaaaaatccccaaatcccaCTGCTAGTCTCGTAGGCTTTACTGAACTCCAATCAGCCAACCCTTTGGtctgggcagcagggctggctctgcttCCAGCTTGGACATGACTGGGAGCCACAGGGTTAATTAGCACTGTCATGCTAAAACAGCCCTGTCCAGATGGGTACAAAAAATTTGCTGCCTGACAAAGGGCAATTAAGTGTTTTGTTGCCAGCACAGTAAcaaagagcagcacagaaagtGAGCTTGCAAGAAATGGTATCAGCTGtttatttacaataaataaatgaagtcatGGGCACTAGCGGAATAAATGGGGGAAAGAACATGTAGAAAAATGTGCCCTTCTGGAGCAAAATATCACATCACCAACCGGGTGAATACGCTATTTttatgaaaggggaaaaacaggacTGCTGGGCTCCTATGAATAAGTCCttcatgcaagaaaaataagtttccaCATAAAGGTTTTAATTAGCAGTGATCTCCCGCCACTAGTTGCAGAACAGGGCACAGGCACTGGGAACACTGGGAAGAGCTCCTTCGGTTCCCACAGCTCTTTGGTCTGCTGTTCCTACCCCGAGAGAGCCCCGCAGCCAGCACAGAGCGGATGCAAATACTCGCCCTGGGCAAGGTGTGGTGTGGATGCAGCTCCCTCAGGGGCATTTCTAGGGGAGATTCCCTCACCtgttctcttgcttttctgccttgtcCTTGCTGTGGTGTCTCCACAGTGAAAGAGTCAAATTCCCCATCAAGAGCAACAGGCAGGTGCTCTAATGGAGCCACCAACCCAAGATACATCTTCACAAAGGCTACAAGAGGAGCTTCTCTTTGCCTCTGGGACCTGCAGACTTGCTTGCTCTAACACCCCTGCTCCTTCCAGCCTTGGCTTCCTGAAACCACAGCTTGgacctgggagcagcagggccaggagcttCTCCCAAGTCTCTAGCAGTGAGCTGGTCCCAGTGCCGCATCCCTAGAGGGACGGTCTTGCAGAGCTATGGGCAAGTGGGATTTGGCAACATTCTGGAGAGGGCAGGTTGTTGCCTGTGCAGGCTGTCTCAGAGGGACTCAGGACTAGGAATAGACCAGTTGCCAGTGATGGCAATGGCAACCACATCCAGGAAAAGAGGGAGCAGCAAGAGGGAAGCTCCTTTGCAAAGAGCCGTCCTCTTATATACTGCCTTATCACCCAGAGAAGGAGCAAAACCAGATGTGGCTGGGTTGCTTTGTCCCATGTCCTTGGCTGTTAAGGTCACCATCTGCAACAGAAGTGCCGTAGCACACGGCTAATCCTGCACAAGAGCTCCACAAGTGCATTTCAATGGGAATCGCATGGCGAGTGGGGGAGAAGGAGGTGCACATCGGGAATGAGCAGCTCCGCTCCTACCCTGGGAGCTCGGATGAGTTCATCCGATAAAAATACACTCTGCCTCATAACGATGTCCTTAGCTGAAGAGGCAGGAATGTTGCAATACTGTTCCCCAGCAGTCACGGAAAGATCAACTTACGAGCCCACAGAAATAAACCTCGAGCTATCGGTgtgtttacaaaaaaacaacGCAAAGGTTAGGACAAGGAAGCTGGGAGGATCTGGCGGCCTGGCTCCACGGTGAAATGATATTTGCAGCACATTCTGGCACCGAAAACACCCAAAAACCAGGCAATCCCACAGCAACTGGAAGAGTTGCTTCATCCCCCTGTCTGGTGGGACCGCCACAAGACCTGTAAGCGCATCTCCCTCGGAGACAAACCTCAGAGCTCCCTGGTGTGCAGGACACgtgtcctgcagctcctggccacACGAGGACACGTGGCTCGCAGGGCAGGAAAGGTCAGGCGCTTCAGCTGGTCCTCCACGGCCCCCACCATGGCCACCAGCCACTGGACTGCCCCAGGCTGTacctctgctctgcagtggaAGGGAGGCTCTGGACATGCATCCTGACCTGCCCCAAGCCTCTAAACCCTCCCAGCCAAACCTCTGCCACCTGCAGAGCAAGCTGCGGGCAGTGCTCCCAGCCCGAGGATGCGCAGGTCCCTTAAACACTCCTGCCTAATCCCGCAGGTGTCGGGAACAAGGGCAGCTTGGGTGCTGCTACCCAGGCGAGGGACAGCGAGAGCTTCTCCGGCTCCTGACACAGCATGGCTGCTCGGGCCGGCCCGTGCCACAGCCCTGCGTGTTGGTGGGGATGTCTGAGGGGCAGAGAACCAGTGGCTGCCAAAGGCACAAGCTGGCCGGGCACGGATCAGTGCACCGGCCGGTCCAGCGGGGTATCGAACGCGACGGGTCACCGGCCGCTCCTCACCACCTCCTCTGCAccctgcagaaaacatttctctcccTGCACCAGGGAAGGGCACAAGCAAGGAGGATTTAGCCTCCTCCAGGGCTCTGCCGCTGTCCTGGGGGCTGGCAAAGCCCCCACAGAGCCCTGCCCTGGTGCAGTTACGGCACACAGCTTCCCTGCGGCAGCGCTGCCCAGCGAGCAGGGCAGGCTTTAATCCCCTCCACTCAGCCGCCTTGTGCTAGGcaacactttgttttgttttcaaaatgactaTCTTCAGCGAGCTCAGATCTTAAGTGTCtttggtgaaaaataaatacacaagcACAAGAAtgtggggaaaggagggagggaagcagagcccagcagcgTTTCGGTGCTTGAATTCATTTGagatgatacaaaactgggagaggacagagaaTCCAGATGCATTTGACATAAGTCATGCGAGACCACAGCTCTCGCTGCACTTCTGGAAAAGGTAAACACGCCTTATCGATGAAAGGGGGCTGAGCAATTCAGCGCTCAGTTGGGTCTGCCCTTCGGTGTGGGAGTGGGACACATGAAGCCCCAGCAAGCAGCAAGGAGGGCTCCCTGGGAGAtgcctccttcctttcccacctCCGTGGATGCCCTGCTGACATCTGGGGGTGCTCAGGGCCAGGTACCTGCCTGTGCCACGCAAACACAATACAAACAGCCAAAGTGAGTTTGcacagctcccccagcagctgctggtggacAGGAGAAACTCCTCATAGCTAAGGGGATCAATTCTTCCCTCTTGGGCTCCTCATCTTTAAGGGGCTGTGGCTGGCAGAGAGCAAAAGGTGCGGATGCTCCGTGCTGCTGGATCAGCACATCTCCTGGCCTACCCGACGATGCACCCCATGCCGCAGCAGGAGGCACCCAGCTGCAAAGTCAGCATCCCTCCCTCACTGCTTCACGCATTTCCCTAAATGCTTCCCCTGGTTCTGCagtctggaaagcagcagccctgcaggaagaCGGAGCTAGAGGTCACCCAGAGGCAACGCTTCAGACTCCTGAGCCTGAGCCACAAAAGTCACCGGAAGCATTGGCGTAAATCTCGGCATGGACCGGACCCAAACTCTCATGTGCCACATGCATTTGCCACGGAAACGAGGGTTTTGCTCACATCCCAGCACAAGGAAAGCCAACACGACACCCACAGGCACGTTCGTAGGCAAGAGGCACATCTGCTGCCTGCGCGCACGTACTCTGACAGCCGAATAAACAGGAGCAGTGCCCCTGTGACAGGCCAGGAACCACACTGCCTGCGCCTGGCGGGACCAACCGGGGAATAACAGGGCTTTAATTTCAgtgcatttccagcagcagcccgaGCCCAGCTCATCAGCAGTGCCACCGGcacaaatgagaagaaaatcccTGCCTGTTTGTAGAAACACCACAGActgaaatggggaagaaaaaaaaaaaaatcaccaaagaAATCAATTGTAATGATCCCCCCAGTCCCTCCGAGAGGCTTCAAACTGGTCCAGTTTGGGAACAGAGGATTCAGCCCTATTCTGACCTTTTCCCTCAAACCAATCCAGCCATCTCTAATTGCTGCATGTCTCACATAGTTGCATTTTTACTCAACCCTCTCCTGTTACTTTTTACCTTGTCTGTTCCCCATGACCACCACCCACTTCCTCACCAGCCATTGCTCACTGAAGTTCTGCAGGAtattctttgaaagaaatgtgGTTTAATTTACTACAAGGGAGTTAGGACTATGTTTTGCTCCCATCATAATTTGCGGTGCTCTTTATTAACACTAGCCAGCAGGCAGACTATTAGCACAGCTAATTGGAAAGAGGGATGAAGGCTTCCATCAAAGTTTCTGTcgaaaaaaaatcaactttttctctttaaaaagttttaatgctttctactggtataaaaaaaaaaatcacctctacTTTTGTAGAGATCACCTGTACAAAACGTTTTGCTCAATCAAACCTGCAATCTTCCATTCAAGCAACACTCAATTCCATCTCAGCCTTCTGGGTATGTTGTTACATCTGACAGCTTTTTGCAATTTTGAGCAGCACCCACGCATTTTTCTCAATCAATGCAGAGAATAAAacccagagcaggctggagTGCCACTGCCAGCATTTCCAGAAGGAACAGGATGGAGTGCGTTTTCTACAAAACTGCACAAAATGCTCTTCTTAACTGCATTCACATCTTACAGCCCTTCACTGATCATGCTTAGCCCCCCGCAGCTGGGGCCCCACACAGCCATGCACACCGTGACTCTGTCCTAAACCACCCAGCTCATTTACAGCCCTCAGCTGGTACCAGCTGAgcatctgctgcagctggtgtgTTGCAACCAGATCAATGTGACTGCAAGGCATTGCCTGCAGTAACAGGCTTAATCTGACCATCTTGGAATGAAATACGAGTTATAATGGGCTTTAAAGACACTCATacagctggtggcagcaggtgATGCTCTGCCATTTAATTTATCTAAGCCTTTGGATTACCtaatagtaagaaaaaagtTCAAATCCTCAAACAAACCGAGCCACTTTTGGGAACAGAAACTGTTCAGAAATGAGTGCAAATGCTGAGAGTGCTCAGCAAGTTAGGTGAAACGAGCAAAAGGGTGAGGGGAACTGGACCCTGCTGCACCCCAATACTAACCTCCATCCGCAACCTGGCCACGTGCACGCAAAAGGCTTTTCTCCTGTATGCCTCCTCAGGTGGGCTTTCAAATGGCTGCTTTTCGTGTACATCTTGGTACAACCAGGGAAAGAACATTTGTGCATTTTAATGAGTTCTGCTGCAGGgttcttttgaaatttctgaCCCATGATGATTCCCGTCTGACCCTGGATCATGCCTCCTGGCCCAATTGGCTTGGCGGCGATGGGGACGGGAGCAATGCGGACAAATTTAGAGGACAAGTTCAAATTGGATGACTGAACTATCTGAGGCACAAGGGCAAATGTCTGTCCTTGAATGTTGACTAGGAGCTGTGCAATTTTAATGTTGTCTTGTGCTGGTCCTTGGGAACTAGGGCTGGTGTTGGACTCCTGTTTGACCTGTACAGGTTGAATTTGGAGCATAACCGGTATCCCATTCTCCAGGGGCATTCCTCCATTTGAAGCCTGGCCACCTTCTGTCGAGCTGCTCAACTGTTCGTTTTTACTCTCTTTTAAACTAGCGCTGGGTAACATATGGTCTTTTTGCTGTAGTGAGGCAACAGAAACTTGGCTGCAAGCTCTCAAGTCCTTGGTCTCACTTTTAGGTCTGTCTTTGAGCTCCAGCTCCATGTTCTCTTCCAGAAATTCCTCAATTTCCTCAAGCGTGGGCTGAAATGGTCCAGAGTCTTCCATATCCACAGCAAATTCAGGCAACCTAAAGTACTCCTCTTTGACTACGGGCTGAAGTCTCCTTTTGTCCCACCATGATGCGGCGGTGTTCCCCAGAGATGCCTGGGACAACAAGTAGTCTAAGATGCTGTCCTGACTCTCCGCACTGGACGTGCTCCCATAGCTGGAGCTGAGAACCTGGGAGTCCGGGCTGgaacaagaacaaaagctgGACGAGTCGCTGTCATCTTCTGACAGGGGAGAGGGCAGCATTTGGTAGGACCTCACCCCTGCCGTCATGTCCCCAAAGTATCCCAGAGAAGACCTCGTAGATGAAAAGGACTCATCGGTAGGCAGCAAGTGATCCACCATTCCTGGGCGATCTCTTATGGGTATCCCAACAGCATACACCACGCGGCGAAAGTTCAGGTGGGAGCCTGGGTGcagggaaacaaaacagcagcagtcagaACTCGGTGTAATCATTTACCTCCATGAACTAACCCTCGCAAAGCCCTGTAGCTCGCAGGAAAGTCCCAAGCATCCAGCCTCGGTGTGCACATGCTGCTGCACGCTGCGATACGTCTGTACCACCCCCAAAGGACTGTCAGGGCCTAAGCGCCTTGCAGGATTGCACCACATATTTGCAAAAGAATTCTTTCAGGAACCATTTCACAACCGTGTGTACTCTAGATTTACAGCTCCCTTCCAGAATATTACTGGccagaggaaataaattgtGGGCTTTCACCTAACAGTGAAACTGAGAGCCAAAGAAGggaatggagaaggaaaaaaaaaaagtgttgaaattTTTAGcacccataaaaaaaaataatcaagtttaCTGCTGGTGTCCATAAAATGCGAA includes:
- the KLF15 gene encoding Krueppel-like factor 15 encodes the protein MVDHLLPTDESFSSTRSSLGYFGDMTAGVRSYQMLPSPLSEDDSDSSSFCSCSSPDSQVLSSSYGSTSSAESQDSILDYLLSQASLGNTAASWWDKRRLQPVVKEEYFRLPEFAVDMEDSGPFQPTLEEIEEFLEENMELELKDRPKSETKDLRACSQVSVASLQQKDHMLPSASLKESKNEQLSSSTEGGQASNGGMPLENGIPVMLQIQPVQVKQESNTSPSSQGPAQDNIKIAQLLVNIQGQTFALVPQIVQSSNLNLSSKFVRIAPVPIAAKPIGPGGMIQGQTGIIMGQKFQKNPAAELIKMHKCSFPGCTKMYTKSSHLKAHLRRHTGEKPFACTWPGCGWRFSRSDELSRHRRSHSGVKPYQCPVCEKKFARSDHLSKHVKVHRFPRSNRSIRSVN